One Clupea harengus chromosome 12, Ch_v2.0.2, whole genome shotgun sequence DNA segment encodes these proteins:
- the gadd45gb.1 gene encoding growth arrest and DNA-damage-inducible, gamma b, tandem duplicate 1 isoform X2 — protein MTLEEVIVQKPTERAPCTGKALEEVLETAKANDCLTIGVYESAKVMNLDLDSVSFCVLAFDEEFESDIALQIHFTLIQAFCFDNDISIVRVNDMQRLAEIVDDKSGQLDAHCVLITNPAEGSWQDPALEKLHLFCEESRRMNEWVPEITLER, from the exons ATGACTCTTGAGGAAGTTATCGTTCAGAAGCCCACCGAGAGAGCCCCGTGCACCGGCAAAGCACTGGAAGAAGTGCTGGAGACTGCCAAAGCCAACGACTGCCTGACCATCGGCGTCTACGAATCTGCTAAAGTCATGAATCT TGATCTTGACAGCGTATCTTTCTGCGTGCTGGCTTTTGACGAGGAGTTTGAGTCTGACATCGCTCTTCAGATTCATTTCACCCTTATCCAGGCTTTCTGTTTCGACAATGATATCAGCATTGTGAGAGTCAACGACATGCAGCGTCTCGCTGAGATTGTTGACGATAAATCCGGACAACTTGATGCTCACTGCGTCCTTATCACG AACCCTGCTGAAGGTTCGTGGCAGGATCCAGCCCTTGAGAAGCTGCACCTGTTCTGCGAAGAAAGCCGCAGAATGAACGAGTGGGTTCCAGAGATCACTCTCGAGCGTTGA
- the nim1kb gene encoding serine/threonine-protein kinase NIM1, whose product MPVGTNQVVLTGPVPRHSLMTLSESECVQDEEEEGGMKKHLTPLERLSMNMCHDQKTVKELLVGSRVGFYLVRGQIGYGSFSKVKLAFHALTKDKVAIKVLDKTRLDAQSQRMLSREISSMEALQHPNVVRLYEVVETPSRMYLVLEYAGGGDLHTRITEGKLSDAVSKIVFAQILSAIKHLHDNNVIHRDLKAENVLFTCDACIKVADFGFSTRVKNRSDILDTFCGSPPYAAPELFRDDNYVGPPVDIWAMGVLLFFMVTGTMPFRADTINKLRCCILEGTYSIPTWVSAQCQRLIRGILRQEPAERCALDQMLGCEWLLPVEMSRPHPPLQLNPIYLVEADPGDLSEEEEEVKGHLEELGITMDRIDNNQGKGSRSAITGVYRILLHRAQRSRGAESLPIICGVVKDPKKDSLRTYRGLRHTSKFCAIA is encoded by the exons ATGCCTGTAGGCACCAATCAGGTGGTCCTGACTGGGCCCGTACCCCGCCACAGCCTCATGACCCTGTCCGAGTCAGAATGCGTacaggatgaagaagaagagggggggaTGAAGAAGCATCTAACGCCTCTGGAGCGCCTGTCCATGAACATGTGCCATGATCAGAAGACCGTTAAGGAGTTACTGGTGGGCAGCAGGGTGGGCTTCTACCTGGTCCGTGGACAGATTGGCTACGGAAGCTTCTCCAAGGTCAAGCTAGCCTTCCATGCACTCACTAAAG ACAAGGTTGCCATCAAGGTCCTTGATAAGACACGTCTGGACGCGCAGTCTCAGCGCATGCTGTCCAGGGAAATCTCAAGCATGGAGGCCCTGCAGCACCCGAATGTGGTGCGACTGTACGAGGTGGTGGAGACACCCAGCCGGATGTATTTGGTGCTGGAGTATGCCGGGGGTGGTGACCTCCATACTAGAATCACAGAGGGGAAACTCTCAGATGCTGTCAGCAAGATTGTCTTTGCCCAGATCCTGTCTGCCATCAAACACCTG CATGACAATAATGTCATCCATCGAGATCTGAAGGCTGAGAATGTGCTCTTCACCTGTGATGCCTGTATCAAAGTGGCCGACTTTGGCTTCAGCACCAGGGTCAAGAACCGGAGCGACATCTTGGACACCTTCTGTGGCTCGCCCCCCTACGCTGCCCCCGAGCTCTTCCGCGATGATAACTATGTGGGGCCGCCGGTGGACATCTGGGCCATGGGggtcctcctcttcttcatggTGACGGGGACCATGCCCTTCCGGGCCGACACCATCAACAAGCTGCGCTGCTGCATCCTGGAGGGCACCTACAGCATCCCCACCTGGGTGTCGGCGCAGTGCCAGCGCCTGATCCGGGGAATCTTGCGCCAGGAGCCCGCCGAGCGCTGCGCCCTGGACCAGATGCTGGGCTGTGAGTGGCTGCTGCCGGTGGAGATGTCCcggccccacccccccctccagctCAATCCCATTTACCTGGTGGAGGCGGACCCTGGGGATCTgtcggaagaggaggaggaagtgaaagGGCATCTGGAAGAGCTGGGCATCACCATGGACCGCATCGACAACAACCAGGGCAAAGGGAGCCGAAGTGCTATCACTGGCGTCTACCGCATCCTGCTTCACCGTGCCCAGAGGAGTCGCGGAGCGGAAAGTCTACCCATCATATGTGGTGTGGTTAAAGACCCGAAAAAGGACAGCCTCCGTACTTACAGGGGTCTTCGGCACACATCTAAGTTTTGTGCCATTGCATGA
- the gadd45gb.1 gene encoding growth arrest and DNA-damage-inducible, gamma b, tandem duplicate 1 isoform X1, producing MTLEEVIVQKPTERAPCTGKALEEVLETAKANDCLTIGVYESAKVMNLDLDSVSFCVLAFDEEFESDIALQIHFTLIQAFCFDNDISIVRVNDMQRLAEIVDDKSGQLDAHCVLITVCTSLTKSAFSDIYEKKYYGMYRGVVANVSMFYLLNRTLLKVRGRIQPLRSCTCSAKKAAE from the exons ATGACTCTTGAGGAAGTTATCGTTCAGAAGCCCACCGAGAGAGCCCCGTGCACCGGCAAAGCACTGGAAGAAGTGCTGGAGACTGCCAAAGCCAACGACTGCCTGACCATCGGCGTCTACGAATCTGCTAAAGTCATGAATCT TGATCTTGACAGCGTATCTTTCTGCGTGCTGGCTTTTGACGAGGAGTTTGAGTCTGACATCGCTCTTCAGATTCATTTCACCCTTATCCAGGCTTTCTGTTTCGACAATGATATCAGCATTGTGAGAGTCAACGACATGCAGCGTCTCGCTGAGATTGTTGACGATAAATCCGGACAACTTGATGCTCACTGCGTCCTTATCACGGTATGTACGAGTCTAACTAAATCGGCCTTCTCAGatatttatgaaaaaaaatattatggaATGTATCGTGGGGTAGTGGCTAATGTCTCTATGTTTTATCTTTTAAACAGAACCCTGCTGAAGGTTCGTGGCAGGATCCAGCCCTTGAGAAGCTGCACCTGTTCTGCGAAGAAAGCCGCAGAATGA